The Alligator mississippiensis isolate rAllMis1 chromosome 11, rAllMis1, whole genome shotgun sequence genomic interval TTCCAGTGGAGGGGGGCAGCTCTTCCCCCACAGTCAGTGCAGGCCCTGGGGACCCCTCCCAccagaggcagggaggcagaaacCCCAGTATGCCAGTAGGGAACACTGTTGCAGCTTGGGGTGAGGGGTTCCTAGGGGCAGCACTCCCTGTGGATCAGTGCCAGGCCCAATGTGGTACCAAGGGGCCAGGGTGCAGGGTGTAGTCCTGGCAGTCAGTGCTGGCATGGAtgccccagagctgtgctggaaGGCACCGTGCTGCAGACTGGGCTGGGGGAGTGCAATAGGGGGTGTTCACTGAATGGGGCAAAGGGTTAATGCTGGTGGAGCGAGCTGCTAGTCACATTCCTGGCACGGTGGCTTCAGGCAGGGAATGCGGTGGCACCGGCTTGTCCCTGCAGCCTTGCCCAGGCCCACACGAGGAGGGTGGAGCTGCAGGCGTGACGAAAGGAAACGTTCTCTGCAGGGGACGGattccagggctggggagtggcagGACCGGCTGCACCTGGTGCCAGGTAGAGCAGAGCCGGCGTACGGGACGCAgcttccccagtgctctggggaggaccaaaggcaaggggaaggggcccagggctggggacacACGGAGAGCCGGTGTCCCGGCTCTGTGCCCTCCCAGAGCCCGCggaccacagccagcaagcaGGTGAGACTGATGGGCCAGTGACTTTGCTGAGGCAGGGGAGCCccaagctgggagagcaggggccgtggggcagggctgagggccactggcagagctgtgaagGGGGCAGCCTAGGCCTGGGGTCCTGGGCACGGGGAGCAGAGGCCAGGCTTGGGTGTGGGCTCTAGCAGCAAGGTGCTGTGGGGACCATgtcctctcttcccccttccttctgGTGGGGAGTGTGGGCACCCAATCGCTCCATGCCGATGCTGCGTGCACAGATGATGGGTCTGTATTGGGGTGACTCTAGAGGAACCAGGCAATGGCTGGtagccccaacccccacccccatataatctggggtgctgggggcgTCTCCCAGCTGGGATGGTGACGCCAGGCTCCTTAGGTTCCTTATCACTGCTGGGTAAATATTGTCTTTTCTCCTTAGCTTCTCCAGATACGTtgctgcaggcctggcccagcaagagctgggggagagggcacTGGGAGGTGCCTGCTATCCCACATTGCCTGCACCCTCCCAGGCTGTAGTGCGTGTGGTGCCTCCACCCCACAAGTCCTATTTCTGCCAGACGTGAAGGAGACAGCCCTGGGCATGGCAGAGGAGAGGCCAGGTGCCATGCAGGCACCAGAGGACCAGGAGCAGCAATGGCCTGacttgcagggggctggagggcctGAGGAGGAACAAGAGGAGGAGGACACACCCCCGGACTGCATCATCTGCTTCATGCCCTACGACCGGCTGTTCAAGGTGCCCAaggccctgggctgtgggcatGCCTTCTGCCTGGAGTGCCTGGCACGCATCAATGTCTCCTCTGAGGAAGTCAATGCTGTGAGCTGCCCCGTGTGCCGGGAGCTCACACGCCTACCCCATCGCAAAGGGCTGCCCGGCCTGCCCACCCGCTACgacctgctggagcagctgccctCTGTGCCTGGTGCCCCCAAGGGCTCCATCCGCTTTAGCCGCCGCAAGGGACTGCTCTATATGCTAGGGGGGAATGGAGGCCATGGCGGCaaccagggctgggcctggggccggGCACCGGCACTGCCTAAGCCAGGCAGTACCCTTAACACCATCAGCCTGAGTGTGGATGTAGGGCGTCCTGAGCCCCGGGTCGCGGGACGTAGCCTGCGGAGGCTGAGCATCACCAGCTGGCCCTTCTGCGTGGCTGTAGCTGTGGCCATAGTGGTGACAGTGGGGCTCATAGCCTGCGGTGTCTACATCTTCTTCTGGCTGCCAGGTGTGTACAACATGGCCGTGCCGGGCCCAGGGTTCAGCAACTTCACCTGGATGCTGCCCCCAAGGCCCAAGATCAACAGCACACTCACCAACCACACTCTAGTTCCCCCCACCAGGCACTGATgcctgtgggctgggctgggctgggctgggatgaaGGCCACTTCCCTGCTGTGCCCAAGCACAGCCACTAGCACCAGCCCCTGgactgccctgtccctgccctgcctgggctgatGCCTGACAAGAGGAGCAGCTGCCAGGACCTGGACATGACTGTGAGTCTGTGACTGTGACATCCCCTGATCACTGCCAGAGaactgaggtgggggggaaaccactccctgcaccagccccctcagACCCCATCTCCTGGGAACATGCATGTGACCCCTCTTCTCCTGTTCCTCTGCTTCCCCCTTCATTAAATGTCTTGTTTTTTGCGTGTCGATGATGTTCTGACAGGCTTCGAACTACCCAAGGGGAAAAGAATGACCCTGAGAGCGGAGCAGAGACTAGTGGGGTAGAGAGGGGGGCACTCCTGGTTCCCAGTTCTCCTGCTCACTTCCCAGATCTAGGGATAGaagccaggtgtcctggctctcaGATCATCCTTCCCATATACCCTGGACCCCACGTCCCAGCCAGATCTAGGGCTAGATCCCAGGAGACCAGGCTCCCAGTCCCATAGGTTTGACCTGCTCTGTCAGCCCCTCTAACCCCCTCTCCCTTGCCTATCGCAAGAGCTGTGATGGGGGAGCTTAGCCTGGCACCTGTGTAAGATCCCCCCATCCCAGGAAGAAGAGGTCCATTGAGCTGGCTGGGCCCAGTAGGAGCAGCCGTGTCTGGTATGGGAGGCTCTGGTAGCCCTAGGGCCCAGCTCACCTccacacagccccagggctcagcCTGCTAATGCTGGCCAGAGCCTGTGCACACTCTGCTGTTAGGGAGGTGGCTAGGAAGGGAAGGCTGGGGTTGGCACATGGGCCCAGGGATGTGCAGGACCCCTGGGTTCAGTCCCCAGCTCTGAGAAGGGAGTAGGGTCTGATgagttggagcagggggttgagaTCCAGGACTCTTgggttcccttccctgctctaggTGCAGTGGGGAGGGTGGTACAGAGGAGGTTGGCTCAGACTATGTTGTGCAGGGGCTTTTGTCACCCCACAGCTACAGGCCCCTGGTTCCTGTAGGAGGTGGGGACCCTGGTATCTGTTCCCACACTTAGGCACAGTCCATCTGGGCAGCCATGGTACATCCAGTAGGGGCAGGCAGTGCTGTGTGGCAAGGGATGATATGGAACGTCCCTGTCCCCATATCATCCCTTGCCACACAGCACTGCACTGGAAGTACTAGCCCGACCTGAGAGCAGCCTagagccagccccagcccgcagccttCACACGCCTggcctggggatggggaggaggttgtggggccATGATGGTGGATGCTGCATAAGCTCCTTGCCCCATCCCAACCATCCCTGCTCCTCTTGTCAGGCatcagcccaggcagggctgtggtGCAGTAGTTTGCCTCCACAGAGACTTGCAGCTGCAGTGTGATGGGGAGGGATGGGTGAATGGGTGGACTGGTCACATTGTGACCAtggaggaaagcaaggagaggacAGGGGGTGCTTGGGGCTATATAGACAGACAGGAATGGCAAGAAGGCTGGATGTGGTGGTGGGTGACTGGACAGACAGACAACAGGACAGTTGGATGTAGGGAGAAATCTGAGACAAACACCAAAACAGGAGCTCGTGTCTCCTATATACTCCCTCTCAGTTCAGGGTTGTAGCATCACCTTGTGTGCTCAGCACGCAGGGCTGGCCTGTCCTATCCTGCAgaatctgtggctgcagggggcctGCAGCCGAGGCCATGCCCCGCTCGCCCCCCGCCACCTGCGGCATGTTTAAAGGGCTTGATGCAGGCATGGAACCCCTTCCCAGCCAAGTGGGGGAGGAGTTCCCAGCTCCACTCCCAcccgggccccagccctggctctggccctggggaGGAAACCCAGGCATCCCCAGTGTGTGcttcccccaccatgcccccccacagcGCAGCCCATGTgcgcacagcccagccccaactatttgatttcagtgagtttatactgcaattttgattttttgatgGATCGAGGActccaaaactatatcttgcagggggcccccaaaaattgtgggctggccctgtcAGCACATGTGCATGAGATGCAGTACACGTAGTACGTATATGCTGTGTTGGCTCCATGTGTAACACTGTCCATGCAGCATCTGTATGGGGTAGAAGCAGGGCACTATTCCTCCTGTAtgtggctgtggcagctgtgTGTGTGCAAAGGGCAGCTGCCTTGATGCTGTATGTATGGGGTCTGCACAGCAAGGTGGTTGTTTGGGTGtctatgtatgcatgtatacCTGTGTGTAAATGCATGGGCCTTGTCGTGCACGATGCACTCACCCCTGGTGGATTTGTGTGCTGTGTCTGTTATGGGGCTGTGTGATGCTGTGCGGGCAGTGTCTGTGTGGGAATGGGGCTGATGCTTGTCTGGGGCAACCATATGGACCATGGTGTTTGTGTGTACCTTGTTGGCATGTGGTGTGCATCTGCCATCAAGGTGCACAATGCCAGTTGTGCTTTTGGGGCAGCACAGACATGGGGTCTCTGCAAATGTTGGGGAGGGATAGTGGAGTGCATGTAGGAGCAAGCAAGCCACTGAAGTGGCTCCACAACTGGCCTCATTACCTCAGGAACATTGTGACCTCCCAGGAAATTCAGGGCTCACTGCACCCTGATGCACTGGGCTGTTGGTACATGAGAGAGACAGCACCTGCTCCATCAGGTGCCACACTAGTGCACAGGTTGGTGTGCCTTATGCCTCAGGTCCTGTCATAGTCCATGTGTTGCATGCAGCCTGTGCTCTTATCATGCTGTTATTGACTTCCAGGTTGGCCAAGCCAATACCTGGCAGAAGACTGATTCCTGGATTTCAGGTGAGTTATCTGAGTAGCAACGGGAACTGCAGGGGGAAGGTCGCCATTCTACTAGGCCAGGGCATGCACTGAACACAGAGCCTCTGAGGTATGCCCAGGCCTGGTCCATGAGGAAACTTATCCAGGGAGCCCCCATCCTGCTGCTACATCTAGCAGAAGAGGAGGACTGAGGCCAGGTGTATCAGGACAACTTAGGGCCTGCTGCGCTAGCTCCACTGTGGAACTAGCTGTATCCTTCAGGgcccaattcacccaccccaggACCTGAGCCTAGTCACTAGTGCAGGGTGTTGGGTGGGGGAAAAGTACCACAGTGAAGAGACTACTGTCAATGTAGAGAGTGTGACCCTCCGTCAAGGGGTAGCATGTCCCCTCTGATGGTCCACTCCAGGTCTTTGCAGCTGTTCCTACTGGTAACATGGCATGATTGTCTCCTGTAAGCCAGGGTGTGGATAAGCACCTTAGGTCCAATTGTGCTACACAGGCCAACTAGGCATGAGTCACCCGCTTATTCTGCATGCAGTTCCTCCATGGTAGGGGTGAGCAGCTGAGGCCAGTGTGATCCAGCTGTCTCTCTCAGGGTGGGGCATcaccctggctctgtgctccagagcagaggtaggcaaaagGAACAAGAGTACTTTGCATATGAACAACATGACCGCATATATGAGAATAACCAGATCCAGTTGTTGACTAAAGTGCAACTGTACATATAAGAAACCAGATCTGGTTGTACACAACAGTCTGAGAGTACATGACAGTAACCAGACCGGAATGTGCACTATGACCACACATATACAATAACCAATCCTGGTTCTGGGGTACAGTCCGACTGTACTAACAGGTAACCAGAGCTGGTTGTGCACTACAATTTGATTGTACATACAAATAATCAGAAACAGTTGTGCACTACAGTCTGACTGCACTCAACAGTAATCAGAGTTTGGTGTGTGCTCGTCTGACTGTCCATATGAGCAATCAGAGCCTGTTGTGCACTGCAGTCTGAAAAAATGCATTACAGTAACCAGACCCAGGTGTGCAATTCAATTTGATTGTACATGCTGGTAACCAGAGTTGGTTGTGCACTACAGTCTGAAAGTACATTGCAGTAACCAGACCTGCGTGTGCAATACAATTTGATTGTACATACAAATAAGCAGAGTCAGTTGTGCGCTACAGGCTGACCACATTTCTGAGTATCTAGACCCAGCTGTACCCTACAGCCTGACAGTACATTACAGTAACCATAGCCAGCTGTGCACTACACAGCTATACAAATGACCAGATCTGGTGGTGTGCTATAGGCTGACTGTACTTACGAATAACCAGACCTGATCGTAGGCTACAATAACACCGTACATACAAAGAGCTAAATCTGGGTGCGCAACACACCTTGATTGCGTGTACCAGTAACTGGATCTGGCTGTTCACAACACAGTGACTGtacgtagaaggcaatcaggtctgACCGCGTGCTACAGCGTGACTGCACACCCAGCACAAGAACACGAGCAACACCGGTGTATGTTCCCTTCTCCATTCACCTCCTGCATCTTGGTTATGAGCAGCTGACCCTGTCCCATCTGACGCTGCCCCTtctggcccccacccccaccagctgaCAGACACTCAAATGATGCTAAGACAGGGCATACCCCAGACTCTATGGCCCTGGTACCCGCTCCATGGAGAGCCAATGCTAGCCCCTGGATCCTAGACACTGAGGGGCGTGGGGCAGACGGATGGACCGACGGACAGAGACAGCAATATTTTACAAAGATTAGAGATGTGGTTAAAAAAGAAGAGCCCCCCCTGAGCTCTGCCCCCTTCttgggccctgccccctgccctgtccccaccccctaccctggccctggccccagccacgtgGCAGTCATTTGTAGAGCAGGTGGACACGGCTGCCATCGCAGTTGCTGCGCCCCAGCTTGTCGGCCTGCTCAGAGACGAGGCAGCGCaccaggggcaggctgggctggtagAGGGTGGGCACAGTGCCTGATGCATTGGCAAAGTGGTTGTCGGCAGCACAGCTGTCCCGGGAGGGGTTGGAGGAGCGGCGCCGTGAGCGCAGCTGCTGGCGGTCATGCAGTTGCTGGCGCAGCTCCGAGACCCTTTCCTCTTTCTGTCAGGGAGAGAAGAGACGGGGTTGAGGTGAGCAAGGGGtatgggaggtgtggggggaggctcaGAGGCTGCCTTGGGCTCTAAccccgctggccccagccccagccctcaatTACTGATGGGCATGGAGGGGGAAGCCACCCCCTGAGGCTCTGACTCCACACCCCAATTTTGCATCCCAGTGTCATAAGGACTTgtacaggtggggggcacttCCCACCACCCCATGTGGTCTATCAGCCCTCTGCTGGGGGTTGCTTCCTCCACCTTCCTCTGTGCACCCCCAAGGTCACAGCAGCTGACATGGGGATAGACAGAGTTCTTCTTCACCTCAGCAATGATTTTCTCCAGCTCCCTGTTCTCCTTTTCTAGCAGCCGGGACTTCTCCTCTTCATTGTTGTTGGTGGATGAGCCAGTCTTCAtggtgtcctgctgctctgaCTGCCACTCCCCTCGGGTGATGAGACGCCGCATCTGCAACAAGTGTCCCCGCTGACTGTCAGAAGCAATACCCCAGTGCTTCACCTAGTCACAGACCTCCCATAGCCATTGGCAACCATCAGATACAACACCCCATAGCTACCCAAAGAACACCCCATTATCCTCACTATCAAAGGCAACACACCAATAGTGCATCTACAGCCCCGAGACCCTCCAGCCATGTCCCTGCTGACTGTCAGAGGCAACACCCCTAAACGACACTTGGAAAACAGACTCCACAGTCTTCCTTttgaccagtggttcccaacctttttttcccatgacccgctgctgggagcagtgtggtgtggcagcagcagcaatggcctgggagtgggggagctcCCGGCATGTGGCACGACTTGTCCTTTGTGTGTGGTGCCACTGGCACTGCCTCtgcgaccctcatttgggtcatgatCTGAGGTTGGAATCCACTGCTTTTGACTGTCAAAGGCAAGACTCCAATGCCTTGGCCAAGAACAaccctgcctcagacagggggtcagattagatgagctctggaggccccttccagcccaactgcTTTATGATTCCATGATACTGCGACACCCAAACCACAGACCTGAACAACCTTCTCACTGTGGCTACATCTAGAGCATAGACCTCCCCTAACCACACCCCTGCAAAGTCAAAGACAACATACTGACTGTACACTGAGAGCAGAGATCCCAATGAACACCCCCAGCTGTCAGAACACTCTTTACTATAAAGAAAACACACCAATAATCTATTCAGAGAACAACCCCCCAATGCCAATGCTACCCACAAGAGGCCCCAAATACACCCTATAATCTGTTAGGTAACATCCCCATGTTACATCCAGTGTTACCCTTCACTTACCCTCTGTGAGCCGTCAGAAACCAACCCAAAGCTATACTGAGAACACAGCTCTCCGCTGTTTCCACTGTCTGAGGAAACACCCAAGCACCACACCCGCAGCAGAATCCCCCAGCTACATGCCAGCCAGCTTTCAGAGACTATATGCCAAGACTACACTGGAAGCAGGCATCTCCAACTGTCTAATACTATCTCCCAGTGCTACACCTGGAGTAAAGACTCCACGACCTGGCTATGACCTTCGCTTCCTCTAGGAATCAGCCAGAGACCACATCGTTGTCTCACTTCCAGCAGAGCAAGCCCTAGATTTCCACTGACCCCCTTCAACTATCACTCCAcaggcaactgcccacagaactGAGACCCCGGAGGCTCTGGCCCTTCCCTGTGCTGACGGCCAGAAAACCCTGTAGCCCTTCCCACAGCACCAGGACACCCctccccaggggctgggctggggcctgctTGTCCCATACCTTGGGCACGAAGAGGACCACCAGGGTGATGTAGGAGGAGAAGACGACGGCCAGCGAGGCGAAGGCGAAGGCAGCGTCCTGCTGGCTGTTCAGGATCATGGTGACAGGGGCAGTGATCAGACACAGCACCTGTGGCCAGGCCAGAGCAAGGGGGTCACcatgtgggggagctgggaggcagaTGGACCTGCTCCCCTGAACACAGTCAAGAAACAAATGCCCCCCAATCCAGCACAGATGAAAAGGGGGCTAGGGGAGTACCCTGGGTGAGTAGTGGTATTATAGGTGCAGCACCAGCGGGGAATACTCACTGCCATGCCCATGGCCTGGTGACAGGCACAGGGGATGTGGAGTGTGCTGGGGTGTACTCACTGCCACGTTGTAGATGGCCATGCCCACGGCCCTGTGGTCATTGATCTTCTCTGTAGAGACACTCTTAGTCTCATAGGCCAGGAagatgcccagcagcagcagcaaacccttGTAGCCATAGAAGATGCCTtcaggggaagagcagggaagggtAAGACTGAGGGGGGGCAactgggggaggagcaggagaagaTGGCAAGCAGGAAGAGTGAGGCGAGAAGTCcgacagcaggggcaggagcggcgtgggggggtggagagggttgGGGAGGACAGCGAAGATTCCTAACACTCCCCCAACCACTCAACATTGtccctttccttctcctcccAGCTAAACACTGCCcatccccaccctcacccccacatACTCCACCATCCAGATACTGCTCACTCACCTCACCCTGTCCCACTCAGACGCTGTCTGTTCCCTGCTTGGTCCCTGCTCTGTCCACCTATGAGCACCCTGACCCCCTCCATCAGCCCCCATGCCTCATGGCACTTCTGCATGAAGTCCCCCCTACCCACCGAGCCAGGTGTTCATCTTGGTGGagctgcagtgctccagctgaggCAGGATCGAAACGTCAATGTCCGTTTTGGGGTCCTCTTTGGTGAATTCCTTCAGAGACAAATTGCATGAGGGTGACCccaagaggcagaggcagggatcaGGTGCTGCAAGCTTCCCTACAGCAGTGCCTCAGCTGGACCCCCAGGCACCATGCACTCCTCCACAGAACAGTGGGCTGCGAACTTGCCCCCCACGGTGCCCTGACAGGCCTTCACCTCAATGGTGCGATGGAGCGGATCCACAATCTGCCAGATGGCCAGCGTGACAACATCTAGCCCGACCAGCAATCCCACCGTGGCGTACAGCTTCCAGGGCTCGAGGGTCTGCATGGGTGGCAAAGATAGAgtgtggcagcacagaggcccTGAGGAGCCCCTGTCCCGTTCCCTacagcacagagctcccaagAGCAACACTGGAAGTTGAGGTCAGCTCTGGCTGCtgagccacagcccccctccctgccttgaAGC includes:
- the RNF225 gene encoding RING finger protein 225, which produces MAEERPGAMQAPEDQEQQWPDLQGAGGPEEEQEEEDTPPDCIICFMPYDRLFKVPKALGCGHAFCLECLARINVSSEEVNAVSCPVCRELTRLPHRKGLPGLPTRYDLLEQLPSVPGAPKGSIRFSRRKGLLYMLGGNGGHGGNQGWAWGRAPALPKPGSTLNTISLSVDVGRPEPRVAGRSLRRLSITSWPFCVAVAVAIVVTVGLIACGVYIFFWLPGVYNMAVPGPGFSNFTWMLPPRPKINSTLTNHTLVPPTRH